From a single Sebaldella sp. S0638 genomic region:
- the ybeY gene encoding rRNA maturation RNase YbeY, with protein sequence MSNIEITYDISDVQEFMDEEKINEFVDLILEHEKVENIENIYISFLITTNEVIKNINSEYRGKDTPTDVISFAYNETENIGPFNILGDIIISEEKVREQAEEYEHSVEREFYYVLCHGMLHLLGYDHIDEEDKKVMREKEEQLLKEIGYERG encoded by the coding sequence ATGAGTAATATAGAAATAACTTATGATATTTCAGATGTACAGGAATTTATGGATGAAGAAAAAATAAACGAGTTTGTGGATCTGATCCTTGAACATGAGAAAGTGGAAAATATAGAAAATATATATATATCATTTTTGATAACTACAAATGAGGTAATAAAGAACATCAACAGTGAATACAGAGGAAAAGACACTCCGACTGATGTTATTTCGTTTGCCTATAATGAAACAGAAAATATAGGGCCTTTTAATATTCTGGGAGATATAATAATTTCCGAGGAAAAAGTAAGGGAACAGGCAGAAGAATATGAACACAGCGTAGAAAGAGAATTTTATTATGTATTATGTCACGGGATGCTTCACCTGCTGGGATATGACCATATTGACGAAGAAGATAAAAAAGTAATGAGAGAGAAGGAAGAGCAGTTACTAAAAGAAATTGGCTATGAGAGAGGCTGA
- a CDS encoding manganese-dependent inorganic pyrophosphatase, translating into MSKEILVLGHKNPDTDSICSAIAYSALKNKTGANTIPIRLGEINKETEYVLEHFNVEKPRLQTNISGESVILVDHNERTQTADGFEEAKILELVDHHRISNFHTDEPLKVRMDIVGCTSTLVFELYKEAGLVPEKNIAGLMLSAIVSDTLLFKSPTCTDRDVAAAKELAVISGTDLEKYGIDMLIAGTNLDDKTNEELLNMDMKIFEIDTLKLAVAQVSTVDTNKLLAKKAELEKSISDFITKENLDMFMFVITDILNNNSVAMAAGSRADIAEKAFGQSMNNGILTLNGVVSRKKQIIPPLTKAVQN; encoded by the coding sequence ATGTCAAAAGAAATATTGGTATTAGGACACAAAAACCCTGATACAGACAGTATATGTTCAGCAATAGCCTATTCGGCTTTAAAAAATAAAACAGGAGCAAATACAATACCGATAAGACTCGGTGAGATTAATAAGGAAACAGAGTATGTTCTGGAACATTTTAATGTGGAAAAGCCAAGATTACAGACAAATATAAGCGGGGAAAGTGTAATACTCGTGGATCATAATGAAAGAACACAGACAGCAGACGGATTTGAAGAAGCTAAGATTCTGGAACTGGTGGATCACCACAGAATATCGAATTTTCATACTGATGAGCCTCTGAAAGTAAGAATGGATATAGTAGGATGTACTTCTACACTGGTTTTTGAGCTGTATAAAGAAGCAGGACTGGTTCCTGAAAAGAATATAGCAGGATTAATGCTGAGTGCAATAGTGTCTGATACTCTCTTATTTAAGTCGCCTACATGCACTGACAGAGATGTGGCAGCTGCAAAAGAACTGGCTGTTATTTCTGGAACAGACCTTGAAAAATACGGTATTGACATGCTTATAGCAGGAACAAACCTAGATGATAAAACTAATGAAGAACTGCTTAATATGGATATGAAAATATTTGAGATAGATACTCTTAAACTGGCAGTTGCTCAGGTAAGTACTGTTGACACAAATAAACTGCTTGCTAAAAAAGCAGAACTTGAAAAATCAATAAGTGATTTTATAACAAAAGAAAATCTTGATATGTTTATGTTTGTAATTACTGATATACTAAATAACAATTCTGTAGCAATGGCAGCTGGAAGCAGAGCGGATATAGCGGAAAAAGCTTTTGGACAAAGCATGAATAACGGAATTTTGACACTGAATGGAGTAGTTTCAAGAAAGAAACAAATTATTCCGCCTTTAACTAAAGCAGTACAAAATTAA
- a CDS encoding diacylglycerol kinase, with product MKKFKFFKKYQDLDWDIKKERERDRKIIDSFNFAIEGTIETIRHEKHMKVHVFVSIVIITIAILTNISKLELMVLALTISLVLITELINTSVEAIVDLISPERHVLAKLAKDVAAAGVLIAAINAIIVGYLIFYDRILNIFNTNLQITRIAARTGNIVAITLGLICLIVVTLKAFWGKGTPLEGGMPSGHSAIAFSIFAMILFLTSDIRILLLGLLMALLVAQSRVKSKIHSFKEVLVGGAIGFLTTFLIFSIISAFGGLYN from the coding sequence GTGAAGAAATTTAAATTTTTTAAAAAATATCAGGATCTGGACTGGGATATAAAAAAAGAAAGAGAACGGGACAGGAAAATAATAGACAGCTTTAACTTTGCCATAGAAGGTACCATTGAAACAATAAGACATGAGAAACATATGAAAGTACATGTTTTTGTATCAATTGTTATAATTACCATTGCCATACTGACTAATATAAGCAAACTGGAACTGATGGTTCTGGCTCTGACTATTTCGCTTGTTCTTATTACCGAACTGATAAATACCTCAGTAGAAGCAATCGTGGATTTAATATCTCCCGAAAGGCATGTTCTTGCCAAACTGGCAAAAGACGTAGCAGCAGCCGGTGTTTTGATAGCGGCAATAAATGCAATAATAGTAGGATATCTGATTTTTTATGATAGAATACTGAATATATTTAATACTAATCTCCAGATTACCAGAATAGCAGCAAGAACAGGGAATATAGTGGCAATAACACTGGGACTTATATGTCTTATAGTTGTTACGCTAAAGGCCTTCTGGGGAAAAGGAACACCGCTTGAAGGAGGAATGCCGAGCGGACACAGTGCAATAGCATTTTCTATTTTTGCAATGATTTTATTTCTGACAAGTGATATCAGAATACTGCTTCTTGGATTATTAATGGCACTTTTAGTAGCACAAAGCAGGGTAAAATCAAAAATACACAGTTTTAAAGAGGTACTTGTAGGAGGAGCAATAGGTTTTTTGACGACTTTTTTGATCTTTTCTATAATATCTGCCTTTGGCGGCTTATATAATTAA